In a genomic window of Nodosilinea sp. E11:
- a CDS encoding S1 RNA-binding domain-containing protein — translation MTFSAEDFAKALEAHDYDFQVGSTVRGTVISFANDGATIDIGGKSSAFLPIREAAVRAVSSFDGILEPGVEYSFQVIRDQDADGQVLLSIRKLQLQQLWQKLAQQAEESAVMEVKVTGFNKGGVTVDVEGLRGFVPRSHLGRTYENLEDAVGQRLTVGFLEVNPAANKLVMSARLAARSQVMSTLGLGQLIEGTVGSLKPFGAFVEFDGISGLLHIKQISKNYVESLPTVLKVGQSIKAVVVGLDPERNRISLSTKVLEKYPGEVIKEPEVVFADAENRLGDVSRMLNDSEA, via the coding sequence TTGACTTTCTCCGCTGAAGATTTTGCCAAAGCCCTTGAGGCCCACGACTACGACTTTCAGGTGGGCAGCACCGTGCGGGGTACCGTGATTTCCTTTGCCAATGACGGGGCGACCATCGACATTGGCGGCAAGTCATCAGCCTTTTTGCCCATTCGCGAAGCGGCGGTGCGGGCAGTGTCGTCCTTTGATGGAATTTTAGAACCCGGCGTTGAGTACTCGTTTCAGGTGATTCGCGACCAGGATGCCGACGGTCAGGTGCTGCTGTCGATTCGCAAGCTGCAATTACAACAGCTGTGGCAAAAGCTGGCCCAGCAGGCCGAAGAAAGTGCGGTGATGGAGGTCAAGGTCACTGGCTTTAACAAGGGTGGCGTGACGGTCGATGTAGAAGGGCTGCGCGGGTTTGTGCCGCGATCGCACCTAGGCCGCACCTACGAAAATCTAGAAGATGCCGTGGGCCAGCGCCTCACCGTGGGCTTTTTAGAGGTCAACCCCGCCGCTAATAAACTGGTGATGTCGGCTCGCCTCGCGGCTCGTAGCCAGGTGATGAGCACCCTAGGGCTGGGCCAGCTCATTGAGGGTACGGTGGGTAGCCTTAAACCCTTTGGTGCGTTTGTCGAATTTGACGGCATTAGCGGGCTGCTGCACATCAAGCAGATCAGCAAAAACTATGTTGAGTCGCTACCCACGGTGCTGAAGGTGGGGCAGTCGATCAAAGCGGTGGTGGTGGGTCTAGACCCAGAGCGCAACCGAATTTCGCTCTCGACTAAGGTGCTTGAGAAATATCCCGGCGAGGTGATCAAAGAGCCCGAGGTCGTGTTTGCCGATGCCGAAAATCGCCTGGGTGATGTCAGCCGTATGCTCAACGACAGCGAGGCCTAA
- a CDS encoding YbjN domain-containing protein has translation MELSYASSLSEDGLETATYLETIEAVITSLDQGDGAMVSQTTEGHLWRFKYGSVEVYVQLTGETEADTLTAWSPVLTLPAKNESQLMKLLLEKNCNETLEARFGISGNQVLVISSRILKDISAAEISRLLTIVATIADDSDEALVAEFGMG, from the coding sequence ATGGAACTGTCTTACGCCAGCTCACTATCTGAGGATGGCTTGGAGACAGCGACTTACCTAGAAACCATTGAGGCGGTGATTACCAGCCTCGATCAGGGCGATGGGGCAATGGTGAGCCAGACTACCGAGGGCCATCTGTGGCGGTTTAAGTATGGCAGCGTAGAGGTATATGTGCAGCTAACCGGCGAAACCGAAGCCGATACCCTCACAGCTTGGTCACCCGTGCTGACGCTGCCCGCCAAAAACGAATCTCAGCTCATGAAGCTATTGCTTGAGAAAAACTGTAACGAAACCCTAGAAGCCCGCTTTGGTATCTCTGGCAACCAAGTGCTGGTGATTTCGAGCCGCATTCTCAAAGATATTTCTGCCGCCGAAATTTCTCGGCTACTGACGATTGTAGCTACCATCGCTGACGACTCCGATGAAGCCCTTGTGGCAGAATTTGGCATGGGTTAG
- a CDS encoding IS701 family transposase: MTAPRMARPTVRFVDEYCESYRDLFVEVRSFEAFKHLHAGMISEAKRKSLPTIAKVAGLPNAQSLQQFLVNSPWQARDLRQRRIELILALVAGRKLVLVIDETGDRKKGHVTDYVKRQYIGNLGKVENGIVSVDAYGVLDNITFPLTFEIYKPKERLKAGECHRTKPAIAAAMVQDLCQLGFKFELVLADSAYGESGSSFVRTLHQLELPYVLAIRSNHAVLLPKEQRVRTNRWREYDRQFSDGKRETRFIREIVYGKRRAQRYWQLTTDRDVLPSASTWMVMTWVKGLSYKQVGDLYGLRNWVEYGFKQSKNELGWADFRVTDYTSIEKWWEIVMSAYLMVTLHTPPMRPKGTIPPEQDDSGVVLSFTHHSAWGAGNGWKNWLNNLRLILLPWVSSNLLKPWLKIFPIPKLEQGFQTLTGLMNLFPGASITNPQKLSSA, from the coding sequence ATGACAGCGCCCCGTATGGCCAGACCGACTGTGAGGTTTGTAGACGAATATTGCGAAAGTTACCGTGACTTATTTGTCGAAGTAAGAAGCTTTGAAGCATTTAAGCATCTGCATGCGGGGATGATTTCGGAAGCAAAGCGGAAATCGCTACCTACTATTGCGAAGGTTGCAGGCCTACCCAATGCCCAATCATTGCAGCAGTTCTTGGTCAACTCTCCCTGGCAGGCAAGAGACCTGAGACAGCGACGCATTGAGTTGATTCTTGCCCTCGTGGCGGGCCGCAAGCTAGTCCTAGTGATTGACGAAACCGGAGACCGTAAGAAGGGACATGTCACGGACTATGTTAAACGGCAGTACATCGGCAACTTGGGCAAAGTAGAGAACGGCATTGTCTCAGTTGATGCCTATGGTGTCCTTGACAACATCACTTTTCCCTTGACTTTTGAGATCTATAAGCCAAAAGAGCGATTAAAAGCGGGAGAGTGTCATCGCACCAAACCTGCCATCGCCGCAGCGATGGTTCAAGACCTCTGTCAATTGGGCTTTAAGTTTGAGTTAGTTCTTGCCGATAGTGCCTATGGGGAAAGCGGGAGTAGTTTCGTTAGGACACTGCATCAATTAGAACTCCCCTACGTGCTTGCGATTCGCTCCAACCATGCTGTGCTATTGCCCAAGGAGCAACGGGTCAGGACCAATCGCTGGCGCGAGTATGACCGGCAGTTCAGTGATGGTAAACGCGAAACTCGTTTTATTCGAGAGATCGTTTATGGCAAACGCCGCGCTCAGCGCTACTGGCAACTAACGACTGACAGAGACGTTTTACCGTCGGCTTCAACCTGGATGGTTATGACTTGGGTTAAGGGTCTGTCTTACAAACAGGTCGGAGACCTTTATGGCCTGAGAAACTGGGTGGAATATGGCTTTAAGCAAAGCAAAAACGAACTCGGATGGGCTGACTTTCGAGTGACCGACTATACCTCGATTGAAAAGTGGTGGGAGATTGTCATGAGCGCTTATTTGATGGTCACGTTACACACACCACCGATGCGACCTAAGGGAACTATCCCACCGGAACAAGATGATTCAGGTGTAGTCTTGTCGTTTACCCATCATTCAGCCTGGGGCGCAGGGAATGGATGGAAGAACTGGCTCAATAACTTACGCCTGATTCTGTTGCCCTGGGTGAGTTCAAATCTGTTGAAACCTTGGCTAAAGATTTTTCCGATCCCCAAGTTGGAACAAGGATTTCAGACGCTCACAGGGCTCATGAATCTGTTCCCAGGTGCGTCTATTACAAATCCACAAAAACTTTCCTCTGCTTAG
- a CDS encoding HEAT repeat domain-containing protein, which translates to MVLDILAAIGLKETGKYVAKDVLLPLLQGSLEDYAKDFFKGCIADAAGLASQAPVQKALGEALKAFVELVEEELKFQGCSGAEIRDFYEIPLREFMKDKDVKATLGKAFEPDCRAIDAEMLALRWDTLELRPLPEEFDWPQIGKQYVRAVKGILRSSDELRDLLKLHNQEAMRQGIEELVGIPPDFDLQKYQETLREQYGNLKLESLDTSAYAYNDLKLWRMFIPQDVRTCQEFNPKVYEIPKEKLKELQQRGELDAEALEAAQIEAYRQTYVEQPIQNVLEVVGRTAGVGQRSRPVADCAVVLGDPGSGKSTLLQYVALQWAEQPIRDLKELTQRPLPLLIELRKYARDRNDQKCSSMVEYLHQGDIACRLNQQRLHEVLLAGDAIALFDGIDEVFDPNLRDVVVTDIHRFTNDYPPVQVVVTSRWLGYKAQTLRDAGFQHYMLQDLTDEQIAEFIARWHDQTFPEGADKVRKRERLHKAIRESKAIRELAGNPLLLTMMAILNRNQELPRDRPELYNQASRVLLHQWDVERNLIEQKLDPVTIDYRDKQAMLRKVAYHMQSGEAGLAGNIISAQDLEAILTDYLKAIDVDQPRDVARRMIQQLRTRNFILCYLGADNYAFVHRTFLEFFAAWAFVWEFKETQTITFEKLRDQTFGAHWQEESWQEVLRLIAGMIEAKFVGSLTTLLLDQKVDKVAFSNGGSLEREGLSNLLLAANCLSEVRNRKELTTQADQLFQRLKAEVEDQYPYNLDRNASDAVVGAAVSAWREHINLLPLLKSWIRVNPDSYIPEAVVAAIAQNWFTASDTLPWLKTRAQSDENYAVRMAAVQELAKGFKDDPETLLILKTRAQSDENYDVRMAAVQELAKGFKDDPETLPWLKTRAQSDENYAVRRAAVQELAKGFKDDPETLPWLKTRAQSDENYAVRRAAVQELAKGFKDDPETLPWLKTRAQSDENYAVRRAAVQELAKGFKDDPETLPILKTRAQSDENYAVRMAAVQELAKGFKDDPETLLILKTRAQSDENYAVRRAAVQELAKGFKDDPETLPWLKTRAQSDENYAVRRAAVQELAKGFNDDPETLLILKTRAQSDEDNAVRMAAVQELAKGFKDDLNLFELWCDRALNDPFEREYEWDDNPRQTALNVLVQQHPGHPKTLELLQDRAQNDNDVQLREWAAEQLEKLKMQN; encoded by the coding sequence ATGGTGTTGGACATTCTTGCTGCGATCGGGTTGAAGGAAACAGGCAAGTACGTCGCTAAAGATGTGTTGCTGCCCCTGCTGCAAGGCAGTCTGGAAGATTATGCCAAAGATTTTTTTAAGGGCTGCATTGCGGATGCAGCGGGTTTAGCCAGCCAAGCGCCTGTGCAGAAAGCGCTTGGCGAAGCGCTAAAGGCGTTTGTGGAACTGGTGGAGGAAGAGCTAAAGTTTCAGGGCTGCTCTGGGGCGGAGATTCGCGACTTTTATGAGATTCCGCTGCGGGAGTTCATGAAAGATAAGGACGTGAAGGCGACCTTGGGCAAAGCTTTTGAGCCGGATTGCCGCGCCATTGATGCCGAGATGCTGGCGCTGCGGTGGGACACACTAGAGTTGCGACCTTTGCCGGAGGAGTTTGACTGGCCACAAATTGGCAAGCAGTACGTGCGGGCGGTAAAGGGCATTTTGCGCAGTTCGGATGAACTGCGGGACTTGCTGAAGCTGCACAACCAGGAGGCGATGCGCCAGGGCATTGAAGAACTGGTAGGGATTCCGCCGGATTTTGACTTGCAGAAGTATCAGGAGACCCTGCGGGAGCAGTACGGCAACCTGAAGCTGGAGTCGCTGGACACCTCTGCCTATGCCTACAACGACCTGAAGCTATGGCGCATGTTCATTCCCCAGGATGTGCGGACGTGCCAGGAGTTTAACCCCAAGGTGTACGAGATTCCTAAGGAAAAGCTGAAGGAACTCCAGCAGCGGGGCGAACTGGATGCCGAAGCGCTGGAAGCAGCGCAAATTGAAGCCTATCGCCAGACCTATGTAGAGCAGCCCATTCAAAATGTGCTGGAGGTGGTGGGGCGCACGGCAGGGGTGGGGCAGCGGAGCCGCCCAGTGGCAGACTGTGCCGTGGTGCTAGGCGATCCGGGGTCGGGGAAATCGACGTTGTTGCAGTATGTGGCATTGCAGTGGGCCGAACAGCCGATTCGCGACCTCAAGGAGCTGACCCAGCGACCGCTGCCGCTGCTGATTGAGCTGCGAAAGTATGCGCGCGATCGCAACGACCAGAAATGCAGCAGCATGGTGGAGTATCTGCACCAGGGGGATATTGCCTGTCGGCTGAACCAGCAGCGGCTTCATGAGGTGCTGCTGGCGGGGGATGCCATTGCCCTGTTTGACGGCATTGATGAGGTGTTTGACCCCAACCTGCGGGATGTGGTGGTGACGGATATTCACCGCTTTACCAACGACTACCCCCCGGTGCAGGTGGTGGTGACCTCGCGGTGGCTGGGGTACAAGGCGCAGACCCTGCGAGATGCCGGGTTTCAGCACTACATGCTGCAAGACCTGACGGATGAGCAGATTGCCGAGTTTATTGCGCGGTGGCACGACCAGACGTTTCCGGAAGGGGCGGATAAGGTGCGGAAGCGGGAGCGGCTGCACAAGGCGATTCGAGAGTCGAAGGCGATTCGGGAGCTGGCGGGGAACCCGCTGCTGCTGACGATGATGGCGATTTTGAACCGCAACCAGGAGCTACCGAGGGATAGACCGGAGCTGTATAACCAGGCGTCGCGGGTGCTGCTGCACCAGTGGGATGTGGAGCGAAATTTGATTGAACAAAAGCTTGACCCGGTGACGATTGACTATCGCGATAAGCAGGCGATGCTGCGAAAGGTGGCGTATCACATGCAGTCGGGCGAAGCGGGGCTGGCGGGAAACATCATTAGTGCTCAAGATTTAGAAGCGATTTTGACGGACTATTTGAAAGCTATTGATGTGGATCAACCTCGCGATGTGGCGCGACGGATGATTCAGCAGCTACGAACACGGAACTTCATTTTGTGCTATTTGGGTGCCGACAATTACGCCTTTGTACATCGCACGTTTCTAGAGTTCTTTGCGGCCTGGGCCTTTGTTTGGGAGTTCAAGGAAACCCAAACGATTACGTTTGAGAAATTGCGCGATCAGACCTTTGGAGCCCACTGGCAGGAAGAAAGCTGGCAAGAGGTCTTGCGCCTGATTGCAGGAATGATTGAAGCAAAATTTGTTGGTAGCCTAACTACGTTACTGCTCGATCAAAAAGTTGATAAGGTAGCTTTTTCTAATGGTGGTTCCCTTGAAAGAGAGGGGTTGAGCAACTTACTGTTAGCAGCAAACTGTCTTTCAGAAGTCCGCAATCGCAAAGAGCTGACCACTCAAGCCGACCAGCTTTTTCAACGGCTTAAAGCTGAGGTCGAAGACCAGTATCCCTATAATCTAGATCGAAATGCTTCGGATGCTGTTGTCGGAGCCGCTGTCAGTGCGTGGCGAGAGCATATCAATTTGCTCCCGCTTCTCAAAAGCTGGATTCGAGTTAACCCAGACTCATACATTCCAGAGGCGGTGGTTGCCGCGATCGCCCAGAATTGGTTCACTGCATCAGATACCCTGCCCTGGCTCAAAACCCGTGCCCAAAGTGATGAGAATTACGCTGTGCGGATGGCGGCGGTGCAGGAGTTAGCCAAGGGCTTCAAAGACGACCCCGAGACGTTGCTCATTCTCAAAACCCGTGCCCAAAGTGATGAGAATTACGATGTGCGGATGGCGGCGGTGCAGGAGTTAGCCAAGGGCTTCAAAGACGACCCCGAGACGTTGCCCTGGCTCAAAACCCGTGCCCAAAGTGATGAGAATTACGCTGTGCGGAGGGCGGCGGTGCAGGAGTTAGCCAAGGGCTTCAAAGACGACCCCGAGACGTTGCCCTGGCTCAAAACCCGTGCCCAAAGTGATGAGAATTACGCTGTGCGGAGGGCGGCGGTGCAGGAGTTAGCCAAGGGCTTCAAAGACGACCCCGAGACGTTGCCCTGGCTCAAAACCCGTGCCCAAAGTGATGAGAATTACGCTGTGCGGAGGGCGGCGGTGCAGGAGTTAGCCAAGGGCTTCAAAGACGACCCCGAGACGTTGCCCATTCTCAAAACCCGTGCCCAAAGTGATGAGAATTACGCTGTGCGGATGGCGGCGGTGCAGGAGTTAGCCAAGGGCTTCAAAGACGACCCCGAGACGTTGCTCATTCTCAAAACCCGTGCCCAAAGTGATGAGAATTACGCTGTGCGGAGGGCGGCGGTGCAGGAGTTAGCCAAGGGCTTCAAAGACGACCCCGAGACGTTGCCCTGGCTCAAAACCCGTGCCCAAAGTGATGAGAATTACGCTGTGCGGAGGGCGGCGGTGCAGGAGTTAGCCAAGGGCTTCAACGACGACCCCGAGACGTTGCTCATTCTCAAAACCCGTGCCCAAAGTGATGAAGATAACGCTGTGCGGATGGCGGCGGTGCAGGAGTTAGCCAAGGGCTTCAAAGACGACCTAAACTTATTTGAGCTTTGGTGCGATCGCGCGCTCAACGATCCTTTTGAACGCGAGTATGAATGGGATGATAACCCTCGCCAAACCGCCCTCAACGTGCTGGTACAGCAACATCCCGGCCATCCCAAAACTCTAGAACTGCTGCAAGACCGCGCTCAAAACGACAACGACGTGCAGCTCAGAGAATGGGCGGCGGAGCAGTTAGAGAAATTGAAAATGCAAAATTAA
- a CDS encoding carbohydrate ABC transporter permease → MPDFKQSAFFSAIAKWPHWRNLGIYTLLLAIAFVMVFPLLWLLSTSFKGPTENLLATPPQLLPQQPTLANYRQVWQTNPFGQYFLNSTIVAVLTVAANLLLCSLAAYPLARLVFVGRDTTLALIVATIMIPFQVVMIPLYILAVNLGLRNTYLGLVLPYLASAFGIFLMRQAFQGVPKELEEAARMDGCSDLGIWWNVMLPATRPALVTLGIFVFIGTWGEFLWPLILLDRPERYTLPLGVARLAGSFSLDWRLIAAGSILSVLPAIAVFILLQRYIVPTETGSGVKG, encoded by the coding sequence ATGCCAGATTTTAAGCAATCAGCGTTTTTCTCTGCCATTGCTAAGTGGCCCCACTGGCGCAATCTGGGGATCTACACGCTGCTGCTAGCGATCGCCTTTGTGATGGTCTTTCCATTACTCTGGCTGCTCAGCACCTCCTTTAAGGGGCCAACCGAGAATCTGCTGGCTACCCCACCCCAACTGTTACCCCAGCAGCCTACCCTGGCCAACTACCGCCAGGTGTGGCAGACCAACCCCTTTGGCCAATATTTTCTCAATAGCACCATCGTGGCGGTGTTGACGGTGGCGGCCAATTTGCTGCTGTGCTCGCTGGCGGCTTATCCCTTGGCGCGGTTGGTGTTTGTGGGCCGCGATACCACCCTGGCCCTGATTGTGGCCACAATCATGATTCCGTTCCAGGTGGTGATGATACCGCTGTACATTTTGGCGGTTAACTTGGGCCTGCGAAACACTTACCTGGGGCTGGTGCTGCCCTACCTGGCTTCTGCCTTTGGCATTTTTTTGATGCGCCAGGCGTTTCAAGGGGTGCCTAAAGAACTGGAAGAAGCGGCTCGTATGGATGGCTGCTCTGATTTGGGTATTTGGTGGAATGTGATGCTGCCCGCCACCCGTCCAGCCCTGGTGACCTTGGGCATTTTTGTGTTTATTGGCACTTGGGGAGAATTTCTCTGGCCGCTGATTTTGCTCGATCGCCCCGAGCGCTACACCTTACCCCTGGGAGTAGCCCGGTTGGCAGGCAGTTTCTCCCTCGATTGGCGGCTAATTGCGGCGGGGTCAATTTTGTCGGTGCTGCCTGCGATCGCAGTCTTTATTCTGCTTCAACGCTACATTGTGCCGACGGAGACGGGAAGTGGGGTGAAGGGGTAG
- a CDS encoding uracil-DNA glycosylase, which translates to MADEQFSLFTAGSGAPGATDISAGATSPSAANFDAIPTDASIPIVPGTYDNLADLGTHCRGCVRCGLAETRTHVVVSRGSPTAPVLIIGEGPGQQEDEQGLPFVGKSGQLLEKILASVRFDTEKDVYICNIVKCRPPENRVPTTAEVTACKGYLLEQIRLVDPKIILLTGATALKALLGVKSGISKVRGQWMEWEGRLCMPIFHPAYLLRNPSRDKGSPKWLMWQDIQAVKAKVEELTSS; encoded by the coding sequence ATGGCCGACGAGCAATTTAGCCTGTTTACTGCTGGCAGCGGTGCCCCTGGTGCTACTGATATTTCCGCAGGGGCAACCAGCCCCAGTGCAGCCAATTTTGACGCCATACCCACCGACGCGTCAATTCCCATTGTGCCCGGTACCTACGACAATTTGGCCGACCTGGGTACCCACTGCCGGGGATGCGTGCGCTGCGGGCTAGCGGAAACTCGCACCCACGTCGTCGTCAGCCGAGGCAGCCCCACCGCCCCTGTGCTGATCATCGGCGAAGGCCCCGGCCAGCAAGAGGATGAACAGGGCCTGCCCTTCGTGGGCAAATCGGGTCAGCTGCTAGAGAAAATTTTGGCCTCGGTGCGCTTTGACACGGAAAAAGATGTTTACATTTGCAACATTGTAAAGTGCCGCCCGCCTGAAAACCGGGTGCCGACCACCGCCGAAGTGACCGCCTGCAAAGGTTACCTACTTGAGCAGATTCGCTTGGTGGATCCAAAAATTATTTTACTTACTGGGGCAACAGCCCTCAAGGCGTTGCTGGGGGTGAAGTCGGGCATCAGCAAGGTGCGCGGCCAGTGGATGGAGTGGGAAGGCCGACTGTGCATGCCCATCTTTCACCCAGCCTACCTGCTGCGCAACCCGTCGCGCGACAAGGGCAGCCCCAAATGGTTGATGTGGCAAGATATTCAGGCGGTGAAGGCGAAGGTTGAGGAGCTGACTAGTAGCTGA
- a CDS encoding Tab2/Atab2 family RNA-binding protein: MGTVWELDFYSRPVLDENQKKLWEVLLCEGLVDSQTDNTQTFRYSKFLPSSDVNSIALKAAIDEAIAEAGAPPGRIRYFRYQMQNMIQRACDEAGIPARPSRRTLALQQWLSDRNQTVYPAMEGYTDVPSPSVAAPPPSPQLLPDALLGQQWAFVTLEAAAFADLPEWEIGFGETFSLDLATVSPDTPIPGLLIFSPRSTALAAWMSGLELAYWRIESGKNPAIVLETGASDSWILAGLPNPNLLAEALAFEAAKAKANQVHFIGVQDSPESESFAGFWLLQQLNFG; this comes from the coding sequence ATGGGCACCGTGTGGGAACTCGATTTTTACTCCCGGCCTGTGCTGGATGAAAACCAAAAAAAACTGTGGGAAGTGTTGTTGTGTGAGGGGCTAGTCGATAGCCAGACCGACAATACCCAGACCTTTCGCTACAGCAAGTTTTTGCCCAGCAGCGATGTCAACTCCATTGCGCTCAAAGCGGCAATCGATGAAGCGATCGCCGAGGCCGGTGCCCCCCCCGGTCGTATTCGCTACTTTCGCTATCAAATGCAGAATATGATTCAGCGGGCCTGCGATGAGGCGGGCATTCCGGCTCGGCCTAGCCGTCGTACTCTGGCGCTGCAGCAGTGGCTGAGCGATCGCAACCAAACCGTCTACCCTGCAATGGAGGGCTACACCGATGTGCCTTCTCCCTCGGTAGCGGCACCGCCTCCTAGCCCCCAGCTCCTACCCGATGCTCTGCTGGGTCAGCAGTGGGCCTTTGTTACGCTAGAGGCTGCCGCCTTTGCCGATTTGCCTGAGTGGGAAATTGGCTTTGGCGAAACGTTTTCCCTAGATCTGGCTACCGTGTCCCCCGACACTCCGATCCCCGGCTTGCTGATTTTTTCTCCCCGATCCACCGCTCTGGCGGCTTGGATGTCGGGGTTAGAACTGGCCTACTGGCGCATTGAGTCCGGCAAAAATCCTGCGATCGTCCTCGAAACTGGGGCCTCTGATAGCTGGATTTTGGCTGGATTACCCAACCCCAACCTTCTGGCTGAGGCTTTGGCCTTTGAGGCCGCTAAGGCCAAAGCCAATCAGGTCCATTTCATCGGTGTCCAAGACAGTCCTGAAAGTGAATCCTTCGCGGGCTTCTGGCTCTTGCAGCAGCTCAATTTTGGGTAA
- a CDS encoding phasin family protein: MDTNNLLRQLLMIGVGTTSLVAERVKVVAEEWVREGKFNPEQARTLVDEVMTQLNEGNGALEDQFQRLFRNTLQDLGVPRQAEMDELRGRLDRLERQVRDLENRAWK, encoded by the coding sequence ATGGATACTAACAACCTTTTGCGCCAGCTACTGATGATTGGCGTGGGCACTACCTCCCTGGTGGCAGAGCGGGTCAAGGTAGTGGCCGAAGAGTGGGTGCGCGAGGGTAAGTTTAACCCCGAGCAGGCGAGAACCCTGGTGGATGAGGTCATGACCCAACTCAATGAGGGCAACGGGGCGCTCGAAGATCAGTTTCAGCGGCTGTTTCGCAATACTTTACAAGACCTAGGCGTGCCCCGACAGGCTGAAATGGATGAGCTGCGCGGTCGACTCGATCGCCTAGAGCGTCAGGTGCGCGACCTGGAAAACCGCGCCTGGAAGTAG
- a CDS encoding MarC family protein: protein MRIFLDFMVGSLAALFPVVDPIGGVPIFLVLTTGIPASLRNRYALHIARNVVVLLIASVLVGGSVLRFFGVSLAVVRIAGGIVVFHAAWKAMNSDPKLNEVDNQDVAHRLDEHKDISFMPMTIPLLAGPGAIAVALGLAAQAGGDLSVSTAMNLLAIAAAIGLIGLVIYLSLRSSTLLLKALGASGIQAMSRLLGLFVMAIGVQLILNGLADWLASIHLIRL from the coding sequence GTGCGCATTTTTCTAGACTTTATGGTGGGCAGCCTGGCGGCGCTGTTTCCGGTGGTAGACCCCATTGGGGGTGTGCCCATCTTTTTGGTACTGACTACGGGCATACCCGCTAGCCTACGCAATCGCTACGCTCTGCACATAGCTCGTAACGTAGTCGTGCTGCTGATTGCCAGCGTGTTGGTAGGGGGCAGTGTGCTGCGGTTTTTTGGCGTGTCGCTGGCGGTGGTGCGCATTGCGGGAGGTATTGTCGTGTTCCATGCCGCCTGGAAAGCGATGAACTCTGACCCCAAGCTCAACGAGGTGGATAATCAGGATGTCGCTCACCGCCTCGACGAGCACAAAGATATTTCGTTCATGCCCATGACTATTCCTCTGCTGGCGGGGCCGGGGGCGATCGCGGTGGCTCTGGGCCTCGCCGCCCAAGCCGGGGGCGATTTGTCGGTGTCTACGGCAATGAATTTGCTGGCGATCGCCGCTGCGATCGGGCTGATTGGGCTGGTGATTTACCTGTCGCTACGATCATCGACACTGCTGCTTAAAGCCTTAGGGGCCAGCGGTATTCAAGCGATGAGCCGGTTGCTGGGGTTATTTGTGATGGCGATCGGGGTGCAGCTCATTCTCAATGGCTTGGCCGATTGGTTGGCTTCTATCCATCTCATTCGTCTCTAA
- a CDS encoding metalloregulator ArsR/SmtB family transcription factor, with protein sequence MASSSTVEQSLPMGSDRQSVHLSPETLQLVADFFKVLSESSRLQIVCALKTGQKNVTEIIEATGLGQANVSKHLKILAQAGIVSRQQQGVCVYYQIASSFVFDLCELVCDSLLAQIQQQSEKMSNLGAFRQV encoded by the coding sequence ATGGCTTCTTCATCTACGGTTGAGCAATCGCTGCCCATGGGGAGCGATCGACAGTCCGTTCACCTCTCTCCCGAGACCCTACAGCTGGTGGCCGATTTCTTTAAGGTGCTGTCTGAGTCGAGCCGGTTGCAGATTGTCTGTGCCCTGAAGACGGGGCAAAAAAATGTCACCGAGATCATTGAGGCGACCGGGCTGGGCCAGGCCAATGTGTCTAAGCATTTGAAAATTTTGGCCCAGGCAGGCATTGTCAGTCGCCAGCAGCAGGGGGTCTGCGTCTACTACCAGATTGCCAGCAGCTTTGTGTTTGATCTGTGCGAACTGGTGTGCGACTCGCTGCTGGCGCAGATTCAGCAGCAGTCTGAGAAAATGTCTAACCTGGGGGCTTTTCGCCAAGTTTAG